A genomic window from Cyprinus carpio isolate SPL01 chromosome B9, ASM1834038v1, whole genome shotgun sequence includes:
- the LOC109079099 gene encoding gap junction gamma-1 protein-like has product MSWSFLTRLLDEISNHSTFVGKIWLTLLIIFRIVLTVVGGESIYYDEQSKFVCNTHQPGCENVCYDVFAPLSHVRYWVFQIIMISTPTVMYLGFAMHKIARMNDDEYKPSNRKRMPMITRGANRDYEEAEDNGEEDPMMMEEIMPEKEKAPEKPAAKHDGRRRIKRDGLMKVYILQLLSRVVFEVGFLFGQYILYGFEVAPSYVCTRSPCPHTVDCFVSRPTEKTIFLLIMYAVSCLCLSLTVLEIIHLGISGIRDAFRQRARHHSVARPRGAISRQVPTAPPGYHTALKKDKLSMGLKPEYNLDSGRESFGDESSSRDIDRLRRHLKLAQQHLDMAYQNGESSPSRSSSPESNGTAVEQNRLNFAQEKQGSTCEKGILA; this is encoded by the exons ATGAGCTGGAGCTTTCTTACGCGGCTGTTGGATGAAATCTCCAACCACTCCACCTTCGTGGGCAAGATCTGGCTCACATTACTTATCATCTTCCGCATTGTGTTGACTGTTGTGGGGGGAGAATCAATATACTACGATGAACAGAGCAAATTTGTGTGTAACACCCATCAACCTGGTTGCGAAAATGTCTGCTATGATGTGTTTGCACCACTCTCTCATGTAAGGTATTGGGTTTTTCAGATAATTATGATCTCAACTCCCACTGTTATGTACCTGGGCTTTGCTATGCACAAGATCGCTCGCATGAATGATGATGAGTACAAGCCGAGTAACAGGAAACGCATGCCCATGATTACACGTGGAGCCAACCGTGATTATGAGGAGGCTGAGGACAACGGTGAGGAAGATCCCATGATGATGGAGGAGATCATGCCCGAGAAAGAGAAAGCTCCTGAGAAGCCCGCCGCTAAACACGATGGCCGGCGGAGGATAAAGCGGGACGGGCTCATGAAGGTGTACATCCTTCAGCTTCTATCTCGGGTTGTTTTCGAGGTGGGCTTTCTCTTCGGCCAGTATATCCTGTATGGTTTTGAGGTCGCCCCCTCGTACGTGTGCACTCGCAGCCCCTGCCCACACACGGTGGACTGTTTTGTGTCACGTCCCACGGAAAAAACGATCTTCCTGCTGATCATGTATGCCGTGAGCTGTCTCTGCTTGTCTCTCACGGTGCTGGAGATTATTCATTTGGGCATCAGTGGAATCCGTGATGCTTTTCGCCAACGTGCACGACACCACAGCGTTGCACGACCCCGTGGCGCCATAAGCAGACAGGTGCCCACGGCCCCGCCAGGGTACCACACTGCACTGAAAAAAGACAAGCTGTCCATGGGATTGAAACCGGAGTATAACCTGGACTCGGGTCGGGAGTCTTTTGGTGACGAGTCGTCATCGCGAGATATTGACCGCCTGCGTAGACACCTAAAACTGGCCCAGCAGCATCTGGATATGGCCTATCAGAATGGGGAGAGCAGTCCTTCACGCAGCAGCAGCCCAGAGTCCAACGGCACTGCTGTCGAGCAGAACAGACTCAACTTCGCTCAGGAGAAGCAGGGAAGCACATGTGAAAAAG GGATCCTTGCTTGA